One part of the Halodesulfovibrio sp. genome encodes these proteins:
- the epsC gene encoding serine O-acetyltransferase EpsC, which translates to MQRNHAELEQHNITELDQVVEELCAPESYAAVYHRSKHDAPMPSTETLLELVERLKAALFPGYFGDKTVRLESMRYHLSANLDSIYRILSEQIRRGGCFICAEFANECKDCEEHSRALAMQFLQSLPKLRRLLASDVKAAFEGDPAAKTPGETIFCYPSITAMIHHRIAHELYKLDVPIIPRIISEMAHSNTGIDIHPGAQIGEEFFIDHGTGVVIGETCIIGNGCRLYQGVTLGALSFPKDSEGCLIKGNLRHPILEDNVTVYAGATVLGRITIGHDTMIGGNVWITHDVEPNSKVIQSRSTKPKKEEKLVGGGC; encoded by the coding sequence ATGCAACGTAATCATGCCGAGCTGGAGCAGCACAACATAACAGAGCTCGACCAAGTAGTTGAGGAACTCTGCGCTCCAGAATCGTACGCGGCGGTATACCATCGTTCCAAGCACGATGCTCCGATGCCGTCAACAGAAACACTGCTCGAACTTGTCGAGCGCCTCAAAGCTGCGCTCTTCCCGGGGTATTTTGGCGATAAAACAGTACGCCTCGAATCCATGCGATACCATCTGTCTGCAAATCTGGACTCAATCTACAGGATTCTTTCAGAGCAGATCAGACGTGGTGGCTGCTTTATCTGTGCTGAATTTGCAAATGAATGCAAAGATTGCGAAGAGCACTCCCGCGCTCTTGCCATGCAGTTCCTACAATCATTACCCAAACTTCGCAGACTTCTTGCCTCTGATGTAAAGGCCGCTTTTGAAGGTGACCCAGCGGCAAAAACCCCCGGTGAAACTATTTTCTGCTACCCATCAATCACAGCAATGATTCACCATAGAATAGCGCATGAGCTTTATAAGCTTGATGTTCCGATTATCCCTCGCATCATCAGTGAAATGGCGCATTCCAATACAGGAATAGACATCCACCCGGGGGCACAAATTGGTGAAGAATTCTTCATTGACCACGGAACAGGTGTTGTAATCGGCGAAACATGCATTATCGGCAACGGGTGCCGCCTCTATCAGGGGGTAACACTCGGTGCGCTGTCGTTCCCCAAAGATTCAGAGGGCTGCTTGATTAAAGGTAATCTGCGTCACCCTATTCTTGAGGACAATGTCACAGTTTACGCAGGTGCAACCGTTCTGGGGCGCATTACCATCGGGCATGATACTATGATCGGTGGTAACGTATGGATTACACATGACGTTGAACCAAACTCCAAAGTAATTCAGTCACGCTCTACCAAGCCGAAAAAAGAAGAAAAACTCGTTGGTGGTGGCTGTTAG
- the cysK gene encoding cysteine synthase A, whose amino-acid sequence MKIANSMIDLVGNTPLVRINRIAEGTDAEVVAKLESMNPCSSVKDRIGYNMVQAAIDSGTTTKDTVFVEATSGNTGIGIAFTCAVKGFPLILTMPESMSQERRALLKGFGAKLILTPAAKGMAGAVEEANRITAENPHAIHLQQFANKANPAIHRKTTAQEILRDTDGKIDIFVAGVGTGGTITGVGEILKQHNANIQCIAVEPDASPVLSGGSPAPHAIQGIGAGFVPDVLNTEIYDEIIRVTNEDALSMARRLMKEEGIMCGISSGANAYAALQVAKRPENKGKRIVFIICDTAERYLSTPLFTETD is encoded by the coding sequence ATGAAAATCGCTAATTCTATGATTGATCTTGTAGGCAACACTCCCCTCGTTCGCATCAACCGCATTGCAGAAGGGACAGACGCTGAAGTTGTAGCAAAGCTGGAGTCCATGAACCCGTGTTCTTCTGTAAAGGACCGAATCGGATATAACATGGTGCAAGCCGCCATTGATTCCGGTACAACCACCAAAGATACCGTGTTTGTCGAAGCAACAAGCGGCAATACAGGTATTGGGATTGCCTTTACCTGTGCTGTTAAAGGATTTCCGCTCATTCTGACCATGCCGGAATCTATGAGTCAGGAACGCCGTGCACTTCTCAAAGGGTTTGGAGCAAAACTTATTCTCACCCCTGCTGCCAAGGGTATGGCTGGTGCTGTGGAAGAAGCTAACCGCATCACAGCAGAAAACCCGCACGCAATCCACCTGCAACAATTTGCGAATAAAGCGAACCCTGCTATTCATCGAAAGACAACTGCGCAGGAAATACTGCGAGATACTGACGGCAAGATCGATATTTTCGTTGCGGGAGTCGGCACAGGAGGCACAATTACAGGTGTTGGGGAAATTTTAAAGCAGCATAATGCAAACATTCAATGCATTGCTGTAGAACCTGATGCATCCCCTGTTCTTTCTGGTGGAAGCCCTGCCCCACATGCTATTCAAGGCATCGGTGCTGGTTTTGTACCGGACGTTCTCAACACAGAAATTTATGATGAAATCATACGTGTCACCAATGAAGATGCACTCAGCATGGCACGCCGCCTTATGAAAGAGGAAGGTATCATGTGTGGTATTTCTTCCGGCGCAAATGCCTATGCTGCGCTCCAAGTGGCAAAGCGCCCAGAGAATAAAGGCAAGCGTATTGTGTTCATCATTTGCGACACCGCAGAACGTTACCTTTCGACCCCGCTTTTTACTGAAACTGACTAG
- the nifS gene encoding cysteine desulfurase NifS — protein sequence MTTIYFDNNATTKIDPLVLKEMMPFLTDYYGNPSSMHKFGGQVSSDIAKARHRLASLLNAQPDEIIFTAGGTESDNTAIYSALEAQPGKKHIITTRVEHPAILNVCRHLEQRGYDVTYLNVDTKGQLDLDELRNALRPDTALVTIMYANSETGVIFPMHEIAKIVKDRGIMLHTDAVQAVGKIELNLETLPVDYLSLSGHKIHGPKGIGALYVRKGASFRPHMRGGHQEEGRRAGTENTAAIVGLGKAAELAQLNMEIENTGVKHMRDVLEKGLLETIPDSIINGDTESRLPNTTNISFKHVEGEAILLMMDGHDIAASSGSACTSGSLEPSHVLRAMGVPFTFAHGSIRFSLSRFNDDKEVKVVLKELPAIIKRLREISPYKNDDGAEAPTRPCSC from the coding sequence GTGACAACAATTTATTTCGATAACAACGCAACCACTAAAATTGACCCGCTAGTGCTAAAGGAAATGATGCCGTTTCTCACTGATTATTACGGCAACCCTTCCAGCATGCACAAATTTGGCGGTCAAGTAAGTTCAGATATTGCGAAAGCCCGTCATCGGCTTGCTTCTCTCCTGAACGCACAGCCGGATGAAATTATCTTTACCGCAGGTGGCACAGAAAGTGATAATACAGCTATTTACTCTGCTCTCGAAGCACAGCCGGGTAAAAAACATATTATCACTACTCGTGTTGAGCATCCTGCTATTCTAAACGTATGCCGTCATCTTGAACAGCGCGGCTACGATGTAACGTACCTGAACGTTGACACCAAAGGTCAGCTCGATCTTGACGAACTACGCAACGCCCTGCGTCCAGATACCGCCCTTGTTACTATTATGTACGCTAACAGCGAAACCGGCGTTATCTTCCCGATGCACGAAATTGCAAAAATTGTAAAAGATCGTGGCATAATGCTGCATACAGATGCAGTGCAGGCAGTGGGCAAAATTGAGCTTAATCTCGAAACATTGCCTGTGGACTACCTGTCCCTTTCCGGTCACAAAATCCATGGTCCTAAAGGCATCGGCGCACTGTATGTCCGCAAAGGTGCTTCTTTCCGCCCGCATATGCGTGGAGGACATCAGGAAGAAGGTCGCCGTGCAGGAACCGAAAACACTGCTGCTATTGTAGGTCTCGGTAAAGCAGCGGAACTGGCTCAGCTTAACATGGAAATCGAGAACACAGGCGTAAAACATATGCGCGATGTCCTCGAAAAAGGCTTACTGGAAACCATTCCAGATTCCATTATCAATGGTGATACCGAAAGCAGACTTCCTAACACCACCAACATTTCATTCAAACATGTTGAAGGTGAAGCTATTCTGCTTATGATGGACGGACATGACATTGCAGCAAGCTCCGGCTCTGCATGTACTTCCGGCAGCCTCGAACCTTCTCATGTACTGCGGGCAATGGGCGTTCCGTTTACTTTCGCTCATGGTTCCATTCGTTTTTCACTGTCCCGATTTAATGATGACAAAGAAGTCAAAGTCGTACTGAAAGAACTTCCTGCTATCATTAAACGTCTCCGTGAGATTTCTCCATACAAAAACGATGACGGAGCAGAAGCTCCTACTCGTCCTTGTTCTTGTTAG
- the nifU gene encoding Fe-S cluster assembly protein NifU, producing the protein MWEYTDKVREHFLNPKNVGEIKNASAIGEVGSLACGDALKLYLEIDDNDRIVDAKFQTFGCASAIASSSALTELLKGKTLEEAEKITNKEIAEFLGGLPEEKMHCSVMGQEALEVAIKTFRGEPVEVHDHEGTIICHCFGVTDEQILRAVEENGLTTVEEVTHYTKAGGGCGKCVDNIQRLIDEATGKVAACEVPEPSARPQLSNIERMQLVMKVLNEEVRPRLQKDGGDVELIDIEGHIVKVALRGMCTSCPSSQLTLKNVVEKALQEQVEPELTVVEVSQ; encoded by the coding sequence ATGTGGGAATATACTGACAAGGTGCGTGAGCACTTTTTAAATCCAAAAAACGTGGGAGAAATTAAGAATGCAAGCGCCATTGGCGAGGTTGGAAGCCTTGCCTGCGGTGACGCTCTTAAACTCTACCTTGAAATAGATGATAATGACCGAATTGTTGACGCTAAATTCCAGACCTTCGGATGTGCTAGCGCAATTGCATCATCTTCTGCCTTAACTGAATTACTTAAAGGCAAAACTCTGGAAGAAGCAGAAAAAATTACCAACAAAGAAATTGCTGAATTTCTTGGCGGTCTTCCTGAAGAAAAAATGCACTGCTCTGTTATGGGACAGGAAGCATTAGAAGTTGCTATAAAAACATTCCGTGGTGAACCGGTTGAAGTTCACGATCATGAAGGTACCATTATTTGTCACTGCTTCGGTGTTACCGATGAACAAATTTTGCGTGCTGTAGAAGAAAACGGTCTTACAACCGTAGAAGAAGTCACACACTACACCAAAGCCGGTGGTGGTTGTGGTAAATGCGTAGATAACATCCAGCGTCTTATTGACGAAGCAACAGGAAAAGTTGCTGCATGCGAAGTGCCGGAACCTTCTGCACGTCCCCAGCTCTCTAATATCGAACGTATGCAGCTTGTCATGAAAGTGCTTAACGAAGAAGTCCGTCCGCGTCTCCAAAAAGACGGCGGTGATGTTGAGCTTATCGACATCGAAGGTCACATTGTAAAAGTTGCGCTTCGAGGCATGTGCACCAGCTGCCCATCCAGCCAGCTTACGCTCAAAAATGTTGTAGAAAAAGCATTACAAGAACAAGTTGAACCAGAACTCACCGTTGTGGAGGTATCGCAGTGA
- a CDS encoding HD domain-containing phosphohydrolase produces the protein MVTHLGDTLLDEHIPRPTRAQVFYETSLEVVEEVFTKKLPPMVNRKEFDRVFEFVTKGVSFLTLENSLQTMGSIIAHDYQTYSHSLHVFVYSQLILQTYGFAERDMVQFGLGAILHDIGKRRIPEEILTKPGRLSDKERDCINTHPVHGAGLCAQLPLSQDALNCILLHHEKLDGSGYPCGLTEEHIPLAVRAITIADIYDAIRSSRPYSDGTDAFKTLRIMKEEMSTQIDMNVFRRFIKILSGNHVI, from the coding sequence ATGGTCACCCATTTAGGTGACACACTCCTCGACGAACACATCCCAAGACCAACCAGAGCACAGGTTTTTTATGAAACTTCGTTAGAAGTGGTCGAAGAAGTCTTCACAAAAAAATTGCCGCCGATGGTCAACCGCAAAGAGTTCGACAGGGTTTTCGAGTTTGTCACAAAAGGTGTAAGTTTTCTGACATTGGAAAATTCGTTGCAGACCATGGGTTCAATCATCGCTCATGATTATCAAACCTACTCGCACTCGCTGCATGTTTTTGTGTATTCACAGCTTATCCTGCAAACATATGGATTTGCTGAACGGGATATGGTGCAATTCGGACTGGGAGCAATTTTGCACGACATTGGAAAGCGCAGGATTCCCGAAGAAATTTTAACGAAACCCGGCAGGCTTTCTGATAAGGAGCGTGACTGCATCAACACCCACCCAGTACACGGAGCGGGACTATGCGCACAGCTTCCACTCTCTCAGGATGCGCTTAACTGCATACTGCTTCATCACGAAAAGCTTGATGGATCAGGCTACCCATGTGGGCTAACAGAAGAACATATTCCGCTTGCAGTCCGCGCTATCACGATTGCGGATATTTACGATGCCATCCGTTCTTCAAGACCATATTCTGACGGTACTGATGCATTCAAAACCTTGCGGATCATGAAAGAAGAAATGTCTACTCAAATTGATATGAATGTATTCAGGAGATTTATCAAAATTCTGAGCGGCAACCACGTTATTTAA
- a CDS encoding amino acid ABC transporter permease → MQQNFRKLFYYVHPDTRSIAVDLAMYLAVITVLVWSVFSGAEASGYNWQWSRVPRYLFTVSDGAFHLGPLLTGLMVTLEIACYSMVLAFTFGLIAVLFRVSKSAVARYVAALYVELIRNTPLMLQVLIMYFVIAPVLEMERFLSAVLALALFEGAYIAEIFRAGIEAVPKGQWEAAESVGLSRFHIYRLVVLPQAIRATLPPLTGQAVSLVKDSALVSVIAIYDLTMQAQAVISETYLTFEIWFIVALIYLLITVSLSCVVHFLEKKYSYDL, encoded by the coding sequence ATGCAACAAAATTTTCGTAAGTTATTTTATTATGTTCACCCGGACACACGATCAATCGCAGTCGATTTAGCTATGTATCTTGCTGTGATAACTGTTCTGGTATGGAGTGTTTTTTCTGGCGCTGAAGCATCTGGGTACAACTGGCAATGGAGCAGGGTTCCTCGTTACCTGTTTACTGTTTCAGACGGGGCTTTTCATTTGGGTCCACTGCTGACCGGTTTGATGGTAACGCTTGAAATAGCATGTTATTCTATGGTGCTGGCGTTTACATTTGGGCTTATTGCTGTTCTTTTTAGGGTATCAAAGTCTGCTGTTGCGCGCTATGTTGCTGCTTTATATGTCGAACTTATTCGTAACACCCCACTCATGCTGCAAGTGCTCATAATGTATTTTGTCATTGCGCCTGTGTTGGAAATGGAGCGGTTTTTATCTGCTGTTCTTGCGCTGGCACTTTTCGAAGGGGCATATATTGCAGAAATTTTCAGGGCTGGCATTGAAGCAGTCCCCAAAGGGCAGTGGGAAGCTGCTGAAAGTGTAGGGCTGAGCCGTTTTCATATCTACAGGCTGGTGGTTTTGCCTCAAGCAATTCGGGCAACACTACCGCCGCTGACAGGGCAGGCTGTTTCTTTGGTGAAAGATTCTGCTCTGGTCTCTGTTATCGCGATTTATGATTTGACGATGCAGGCACAGGCTGTAATCTCAGAAACGTATCTCACTTTTGAGATATGGTTTATAGTGGCGTTAATTTATTTATTGATTACAGTGAGTTTGTCTTGTGTTGTTCATTTTTTAGAGAAAAAATATTCGTATGACCTCTAA
- a CDS encoding transporter substrate-binding domain-containing protein has protein sequence MVKSFVRTVLALLLVATFCLPAMAQNVMSDLSKESVISKVIERNKLRVGFSTFVPWAMKDKDGNFIGYEIDVMKELAKDLGVEIEFVPTTWSGIIPALLANKFDVIIGGMSVTTQRNLKVNFSAPYDYTGIGILASLKKGGNIKTLEDVNNPDVVVVARIGSTPAAAAKKYFPKATVRLFEKETQCVQELMTGRAAVMLASAPLPAFKAYEFPKKLFVPVKGTFTKEPIAFALRKGDPDTLNVLNNWIQIKHDSGWLKARKDYWFEGKEWESQLK, from the coding sequence GTGGTAAAATCTTTTGTGAGAACAGTTCTAGCTTTGCTGCTTGTTGCAACATTCTGCCTGCCTGCAATGGCACAGAATGTAATGTCTGACTTGAGTAAAGAGAGCGTAATTTCCAAAGTAATAGAACGAAATAAGCTGCGTGTTGGTTTTTCTACGTTCGTTCCCTGGGCAATGAAAGATAAAGATGGCAATTTCATAGGCTATGAAATTGACGTTATGAAAGAGCTTGCAAAAGACCTTGGCGTTGAAATTGAATTTGTTCCAACAACATGGTCTGGTATCATCCCTGCTCTGTTGGCAAATAAATTTGATGTGATTATCGGCGGTATGTCCGTTACTACTCAGCGTAATCTTAAAGTTAATTTTTCCGCACCGTATGATTATACCGGAATCGGTATTCTTGCCTCCCTCAAAAAAGGTGGAAATATTAAGACATTGGAAGATGTGAATAATCCGGATGTAGTCGTTGTTGCACGTATTGGTTCTACACCGGCAGCTGCGGCAAAAAAATATTTCCCGAAAGCTACTGTTCGTTTATTCGAAAAAGAAACTCAGTGCGTGCAGGAGCTTATGACTGGTAGAGCTGCTGTTATGCTTGCAAGTGCTCCGCTTCCAGCATTCAAAGCGTATGAATTTCCTAAAAAATTATTTGTGCCGGTAAAAGGCACATTTACTAAAGAACCTATCGCGTTTGCTTTGCGTAAAGGTGACCCTGATACACTGAATGTGCTTAACAACTGGATTCAGATAAAGCATGACTCTGGTTGGCTTAAAGCGCGTAAAGACTATTGGTTCGAAGGAAAAGAATGGGAGTCTCAACTCAAATAA
- a CDS encoding amino acid ABC transporter permease, which yields MQQKRYKPVLLDYILLALIGGGILYFYWQLENELQYEWDWSAIPQFILRNKNGAWEPNFLLEGLLTTIRLSIWATLLACLVGVVMGLARVSQSRFARMVSRTYVEIVRNMPPIVLIFISYFFLSAQLTHFFALDTVAQEMPAWLASVVSVFFSKPSQFTQFITGVITLGLYEGAYITEIVRGGINSVQRGQWEASASLGFNRFDQLRMVVLPQALKVIIPPLAGQFISTIKDSAILSVISIQELTFQGLELMASTYLVFEVWTTITLMYLVLTLGCSMLSRWLERALSWKN from the coding sequence ATGCAGCAAAAACGATACAAACCTGTACTTCTCGACTACATATTGCTGGCGTTGATTGGCGGCGGCATTCTCTACTTTTACTGGCAGTTGGAAAATGAGCTGCAATATGAATGGGACTGGTCAGCGATTCCGCAGTTTATCTTACGAAACAAAAATGGAGCGTGGGAGCCGAACTTTTTGCTTGAAGGGTTGCTTACGACAATCCGCTTGAGCATTTGGGCTACATTACTCGCCTGTCTGGTAGGTGTTGTCATGGGTCTAGCCCGTGTGAGCCAGAGTCGGTTTGCCCGTATGGTTTCGAGAACCTACGTGGAAATTGTGCGCAATATGCCTCCGATTGTGCTTATTTTTATCTCCTATTTTTTCCTTTCTGCGCAACTTACACATTTCTTTGCTCTGGATACAGTCGCGCAGGAAATGCCTGCATGGCTTGCATCTGTCGTGTCGGTATTTTTCAGCAAGCCTTCACAGTTTACGCAGTTTATTACTGGTGTAATTACCTTGGGGCTTTACGAAGGAGCATACATTACTGAAATTGTGCGCGGGGGAATAAACAGCGTACAGCGCGGTCAGTGGGAGGCTTCGGCATCACTTGGTTTTAACCGATTTGACCAGCTACGTATGGTTGTACTTCCGCAGGCACTTAAAGTGATTATCCCACCTCTGGCTGGGCAGTTTATTTCGACGATTAAAGATTCGGCGATCCTTTCTGTTATTTCTATTCAGGAACTGACATTTCAAGGGCTGGAGCTTATGGCATCCACGTATCTGGTATTTGAGGTCTGGACAACAATTACGCTTATGTATCTTGTGTTAACGCTCGGATGTTCCATGCTGTCCCGCTGGTTAGAGCGTGCTTTGTCGTGGAAAAATTAG
- a CDS encoding YihY/virulence factor BrkB family protein, with protein sequence MDTPATKNRLSLVIRFVTRGMWETDLKKLPQVQRRAVIFCRRFSVVFSGFFNDNCMLRATALAYTTILSIVPFLAVLFSISKGLGVQDSETFRLLLLNASAGNEKAVDALLQYVNNTNVTTLGVIGVATLLFTVISLMGNIEAAFNTIWNIKHGRTLWRKFTDFFSIVLVAPVLLGVAVSLSVTFQHDSMVQGILSINAVNYLYIQVLRGVPSVVIWFVFFFVYIFIPNTKVKAFSAFSGALVGVILWKSVESVYVSYLLGVNNYNLIYGSFAQFPLFLIWIYISWLIVLFGVEVCYAIQYGSTEEDKMLAGKTSCYEKAVLAVAVMATLVDAYRQKTGGVRVDFLSDKLNVSQLLIGDVLAILEKNGFVAKLEAEEVAYILARPAEVTMVSDIIMTITRHHPQRVMQYKLHGHTNCVDIVQTLYEQIADGADCALSELTLPQCAAG encoded by the coding sequence ATGGATACACCCGCCACAAAGAATCGTCTGTCATTAGTAATTCGTTTTGTTACCCGCGGAATGTGGGAAACAGATTTGAAAAAATTGCCGCAAGTTCAACGGCGCGCTGTTATTTTTTGTAGGCGCTTTTCCGTTGTTTTCAGCGGCTTTTTTAATGACAACTGCATGCTTAGGGCTACAGCTCTTGCCTATACAACGATACTTTCCATTGTCCCCTTTCTTGCTGTGCTTTTTTCTATCTCCAAAGGGTTGGGAGTACAGGATAGTGAGACATTTCGTCTTCTTTTGCTGAATGCGTCTGCGGGGAATGAAAAAGCTGTCGATGCACTTTTGCAGTATGTGAATAATACGAATGTGACAACACTCGGTGTAATTGGTGTCGCAACATTGCTGTTTACTGTAATTTCTTTGATGGGGAATATTGAAGCTGCTTTTAATACTATCTGGAATATCAAGCACGGAAGGACGTTATGGCGAAAATTTACTGATTTTTTCTCCATAGTCCTTGTTGCACCAGTCTTGCTAGGTGTTGCAGTGAGTTTGAGTGTGACTTTCCAGCATGATTCGATGGTGCAAGGAATATTAAGTATCAATGCTGTTAATTACCTTTATATACAAGTTCTTAGAGGTGTTCCAAGTGTTGTTATCTGGTTTGTGTTTTTCTTTGTGTACATATTTATTCCGAATACAAAAGTTAAGGCTTTCAGTGCGTTTTCCGGTGCGCTTGTTGGAGTGATTTTATGGAAAAGTGTAGAAAGTGTGTATGTTTCGTATTTGCTGGGAGTGAATAATTATAATTTGATTTACGGCAGCTTTGCACAATTTCCACTGTTTCTTATATGGATTTATATTAGCTGGTTGATTGTCTTGTTCGGTGTGGAGGTTTGCTATGCTATCCAATACGGTTCAACGGAAGAAGATAAGATGCTGGCAGGTAAAACTAGTTGTTACGAAAAGGCAGTGCTCGCAGTTGCTGTAATGGCGACGCTTGTTGATGCCTACCGTCAAAAGACAGGTGGGGTTCGAGTTGATTTCCTGAGCGATAAGCTGAATGTATCTCAGCTTCTTATAGGCGATGTTCTTGCTATTTTGGAAAAGAATGGTTTTGTTGCAAAGCTTGAAGCCGAAGAGGTGGCATACATTCTTGCACGTCCCGCTGAAGTGACAATGGTTTCAGATATTATAATGACAATTACACGCCATCATCCACAACGAGTTATGCAGTATAAACTGCATGGGCATACAAACTGCGTGGACATTGTCCAAACTCTCTATGAACAGATAGCTGATGGCGCAGATTGTGCGTTGTCAGAATTAACATTGCCTCAGTGCGCAGCTGGGTAG
- the rlmN gene encoding 23S rRNA (adenine(2503)-C(2))-methyltransferase RlmN has protein sequence MVNILDLSYEELEEFLVNLGEKKFRTKQVWQWLWNKYVQSFDEMTNISKAVRARLHEEAFIRWPEVVTSQTSKDGTIKFLLKLHDGALVETVLIPGSKGRYSQCLSCQVGCAMACTFCSTGTMGFKRNMTQSEILGQVLVARHYLNDVAERPILRNIVFMGMGEPLLNLETLLKSLTTMHSTLGLAFSPRRVTVSTCGIQKGLSELGESGLAFLAVSLHAPNQALRAQIMPKAARWKLDDFMHALKNYPLKTRERITYEYLLLGGVNDSVEDARELVKLISQTKSKLNLIVYNPSEGDPYKAPSEEAVLKFQKVLWDKGVTAIIRQSKGADIKAACGQLVADQTKKSEAC, from the coding sequence ATGGTTAACATTCTTGATCTTTCATATGAAGAGCTTGAAGAGTTTCTCGTAAATCTCGGAGAAAAAAAATTCCGCACCAAGCAAGTTTGGCAATGGTTGTGGAACAAGTACGTTCAATCTTTTGATGAGATGACCAATATCTCCAAAGCTGTCCGTGCGCGTTTGCATGAAGAAGCATTTATCCGCTGGCCGGAAGTTGTAACCTCACAAACAAGCAAAGACGGCACTATTAAATTTCTCCTGAAGCTGCATGATGGCGCTCTCGTAGAAACCGTACTCATCCCTGGTTCCAAGGGCAGGTACTCCCAGTGTCTTTCCTGTCAGGTCGGTTGTGCAATGGCATGTACATTCTGTTCAACCGGAACAATGGGCTTCAAACGCAACATGACTCAGAGCGAGATTCTCGGTCAGGTTCTTGTGGCTCGTCATTATCTCAATGACGTTGCAGAACGCCCTATTCTGCGAAACATCGTATTTATGGGTATGGGAGAGCCGTTGCTCAACCTTGAGACTCTTCTCAAATCCCTTACCACCATGCACAGTACCTTAGGACTTGCGTTCTCCCCTCGTCGTGTAACTGTATCGACGTGCGGCATTCAAAAAGGATTGTCTGAACTTGGCGAATCTGGTCTTGCATTTCTTGCTGTATCATTACATGCACCAAATCAGGCTCTTCGTGCTCAGATAATGCCGAAAGCCGCCAGATGGAAACTTGATGACTTCATGCACGCCCTTAAAAACTACCCGCTCAAAACCCGCGAAAGAATCACATACGAATATCTTTTGCTCGGCGGCGTGAACGATTCTGTAGAAGACGCACGAGAACTGGTTAAGCTTATTTCCCAAACAAAATCTAAGCTCAACCTCATTGTGTACAACCCATCGGAAGGTGATCCGTACAAAGCACCTTCAGAAGAGGCTGTCCTCAAATTCCAAAAAGTACTCTGGGACAAAGGTGTTACTGCGATTATCCGCCAATCAAAAGGGGCGGACATTAAAGCAGCATGTGGGCAGCTTGTTGCAGATCAGACTAAAAAGAGCGAAGCCTGCTAA